The Christiangramia flava JLT2011 genome has a segment encoding these proteins:
- a CDS encoding multicopper oxidase domain-containing protein, whose product MRTLLLTLFLCAGLIGQAQIDEMSVEGNVENLPVHEYTLTIDQKIVNKAGKDVMGMTINGQIPGPTLEFIEGEYAIIHVKNNMDVETSIHWHGLLLPNFYDGVPYISTPPIEPGETFTYEFSIKQNGTYWYHSHTGLQEQSGVYGSIVIQPKEKTLDYDKELVVMLSDWTNEKPKTVLRYLKRGSEWYNLRKGTSTPLNKVIARGALGAQLKFWKQRMNSADIADIYYPAFLINGEQTSEHPEFKPGEKVRLRVIDGGASTSFWITFGGEDPILIAADGKDVVPVKHNKTFIGIAETYDYIVTIPQDGKIEFKITSQDGSGTASTFLGSGKIYPAPEVPKPDKIALMQKIAKMKMRMGAPALKYRPNIDDPYKMAANWGMKDGKAMKEMSKMPMDSKVNKPNDDMDNMNMKKGEMDMKKEPKMSSMKGMNPFSEYNYDYLKSPNKTAYNKDVPVKEILLNLTGNMQRYIWSMNGIPLSEADKIKIEGDQVTRITFNNLTMMHHPMHLHGHFFRVINENGEYSPLKHTVNVPPMSKITIEFYGNEYGDWFFHCHILYHLEAGMARVVSYGTPRDPRMKEFPASTAVADTDQFFTWGIVDAASNLGRINLVSSDIRNQFNLGAEFGWNKNMEAEFTYQRYLYDYLSVFGGVNIENATRDSYDSFTTTAVAGIRFLTPYLFSLDARIDSQLRPRIGIGRNIMLFKKFSAFGYYEYTFDFGWVNTLPNGNNFQGESLWSAGAEYFLSRDFSLMASYDSRFGGGAGLTVRF is encoded by the coding sequence ATGAGAACACTATTATTAACACTATTTCTATGTGCAGGACTTATTGGACAAGCACAAATCGATGAAATGTCTGTAGAAGGAAATGTTGAAAATCTTCCTGTACATGAATATACATTGACCATCGATCAAAAGATTGTAAACAAAGCAGGAAAAGATGTTATGGGTATGACAATTAACGGTCAAATACCTGGTCCTACCCTAGAGTTTATTGAAGGTGAATATGCCATAATCCATGTCAAAAACAATATGGATGTGGAAACCTCAATTCACTGGCACGGATTATTATTGCCAAACTTCTATGATGGAGTACCTTATATCTCAACTCCGCCTATTGAGCCAGGGGAAACATTTACCTATGAGTTCTCTATTAAACAAAATGGAACTTATTGGTATCATTCCCATACTGGTTTACAAGAACAAAGTGGGGTTTATGGGTCTATAGTTATACAACCCAAAGAAAAAACATTAGACTATGATAAAGAATTGGTTGTAATGTTATCTGATTGGACTAACGAAAAACCTAAAACCGTTCTGCGTTATTTAAAAAGAGGCTCTGAATGGTATAATTTAAGAAAAGGAACTTCTACGCCTCTAAATAAAGTGATTGCCAGAGGAGCATTGGGTGCCCAATTAAAATTTTGGAAACAACGTATGAATAGTGCTGATATAGCTGATATTTATTATCCAGCATTTTTAATTAACGGTGAGCAAACCTCCGAACACCCAGAGTTTAAACCTGGAGAGAAAGTACGTTTACGTGTTATTGATGGTGGGGCTTCTACTTCTTTTTGGATAACTTTTGGTGGTGAAGACCCTATTTTGATAGCGGCAGATGGAAAAGATGTAGTGCCAGTTAAGCATAACAAGACCTTCATAGGTATTGCTGAAACTTATGATTATATAGTAACAATACCACAAGATGGAAAAATAGAATTCAAAATCACGTCCCAAGATGGTTCAGGAACAGCATCGACCTTTCTTGGAAGTGGAAAAATCTATCCAGCCCCAGAAGTTCCAAAACCAGATAAAATTGCCTTAATGCAAAAGATAGCGAAAATGAAAATGAGGATGGGAGCACCAGCATTAAAATATAGGCCAAACATTGATGATCCTTATAAAATGGCAGCAAATTGGGGAATGAAGGACGGCAAAGCTATGAAGGAAATGAGCAAGATGCCAATGGATAGCAAAGTAAATAAACCTAATGACGACATGGATAACATGAATATGAAGAAAGGTGAAATGGACATGAAAAAAGAACCAAAAATGAGTTCCATGAAAGGGATGAATCCTTTTTCAGAATATAATTATGACTATTTAAAATCCCCCAATAAAACCGCATATAATAAGGATGTGCCTGTTAAAGAAATTTTGCTCAATCTTACTGGGAATATGCAACGTTATATCTGGAGTATGAACGGAATACCACTATCAGAGGCAGATAAAATTAAGATTGAAGGCGATCAAGTAACTCGTATTACATTTAATAACCTTACTATGATGCATCATCCTATGCACTTACATGGTCACTTTTTTAGGGTTATTAATGAGAATGGGGAGTATTCCCCCCTAAAACATACGGTAAATGTACCGCCAATGTCTAAGATTACCATAGAGTTTTATGGTAATGAATATGGCGATTGGTTTTTTCATTGTCATATATTATATCATCTTGAGGCAGGAATGGCTCGTGTTGTAAGTTATGGAACACCAAGAGATCCCCGTATGAAGGAATTTCCAGCATCTACTGCAGTTGCTGATACTGATCAATTTTTTACTTGGGGAATTGTTGATGCTGCTTCAAATTTAGGGCGTATCAACTTAGTTAGTTCGGATATTCGAAATCAATTTAACTTGGGTGCGGAGTTTGGTTGGAACAAAAATATGGAAGCAGAATTTACGTATCAAAGATACCTTTATGACTATCTAAGTGTTTTTGGTGGTGTTAATATAGAGAATGCAACACGTGATAGCTATGATAGTTTTACCACAACTGCTGTAGCAGGAATCCGTTTTTTAACTCCATATCTATTTTCTCTAGATGCTAGAATAGATAGTCAATTACGTCCTAGAATTGGTATTGGGAGGAATATTATGTTATTTAAAAAGTTTTCGGCTTTCGGGTACTATGAATATACTTTTGATTTTGGGTGGGTAAATACTTTGCCCAATGGTAATAATTTTCAAGGTGAGTCCTTATGGAGTGCTGGTGCAGAATATTTTTTATCTAGAGATTTTTCTTTAATGGCAAGTTACGATAGTCGTTTTGGAGGAGGTGCTGGTTTGACTGTTCGATTCTAA
- a CDS encoding carbonic anhydrase, with protein sequence MNKLLSITILLSLFLIACNNSSKNKKGKNTDEELSKQKTTEQWSYSGESGPEFWTQLEKESDCGGQYQSPININTINSELITNDIKASDFHYENATDIQSVKNNGHTIKYNFTSNENIMIYDGGKYLLKQFHFHSPSEHTINGVRYPLELHMVHYDKDSGEYLVFAIMAQQGDPSETFEFLGQFLPLKQGETKTVNKSQQLSYALNESIVGALYNYRGSLTTPPCTEKVNWFVLEKPISVSEEQIKMLSISMPINNYRDIQPLNGRKINKIMPLATNSATN encoded by the coding sequence ATGAATAAGTTACTATCTATCACCATATTGCTAAGTTTATTTTTAATCGCATGCAATAATTCCAGTAAAAACAAAAAAGGTAAAAACACTGATGAAGAATTGTCAAAACAAAAAACTACCGAACAGTGGAGCTATTCAGGTGAATCAGGACCCGAATTCTGGACTCAACTAGAAAAGGAATCAGATTGTGGTGGTCAATATCAATCACCAATAAACATAAATACAATTAATTCAGAACTAATTACCAATGATATTAAGGCTTCTGATTTTCATTACGAAAATGCAACGGATATTCAGTCTGTTAAAAATAATGGACATACAATTAAATACAATTTCACTTCTAATGAGAACATTATGATCTATGACGGTGGAAAATATTTGTTAAAACAATTTCATTTTCATTCACCTTCTGAGCATACAATCAATGGAGTTCGCTACCCATTAGAGCTACATATGGTTCATTATGATAAGGATAGTGGTGAATATCTGGTATTTGCAATAATGGCACAACAAGGTGATCCCAGCGAAACTTTTGAGTTTTTAGGACAGTTCCTTCCTTTAAAACAAGGAGAAACAAAGACCGTAAACAAATCTCAACAATTAAGTTATGCACTAAATGAAAGTATTGTTGGTGCGCTTTACAACTATAGAGGTTCATTAACAACACCCCCTTGCACAGAAAAGGTTAATTGGTTTGTATTAGAAAAACCCATTAGTGTTTCTGAAGAGCAAATAAAAATGTTAAGTATTTCTATGCCAATAAACAATTACCGTGATATACAACCCTTGAATGGTCGAAAAATAAATAAAATAATGCCTTTGGCGACAAACTCAGCAACTAATTAA
- a CDS encoding helix-turn-helix domain-containing protein: MILKKTKIVKVLSSHILLGLLVFYFILHPLTMAIYGFECAQEKYTLNELLSTMGGILSKTFSFEMLPMSYIFIVVGIIFGLISGLYWFNILHEKVIIQRQHRILNADALILIKNGENNYVEFKASIRYDFLKKTTNKDLEMVIAKTIVGFMNAQGGKLIIGVADNLDIIGLQKDMNTLKHKNPDGYERKIYEIIATYIGAEFSSLCHIDFPKINDEFICVIHINSSKEPVYMSVSNKTTFYLRTGNSTNPLTVKETVEYLKIRKYE, translated from the coding sequence ATGATTTTAAAAAAAACCAAAATAGTTAAAGTATTATCAAGCCATATATTATTAGGACTGCTTGTTTTTTATTTCATCCTACACCCTTTAACAATGGCTATCTATGGTTTTGAATGCGCACAAGAAAAATATACTTTAAATGAATTATTAAGTACAATGGGAGGTATTTTGTCAAAGACATTTTCTTTTGAAATGCTTCCTATGTCATATATATTTATTGTTGTTGGAATAATTTTCGGCTTAATATCAGGTCTATACTGGTTTAATATCCTCCATGAAAAGGTCATTATCCAGAGGCAACACCGCATTTTAAATGCTGATGCTTTAATTCTCATTAAAAACGGTGAGAATAATTATGTTGAATTTAAAGCATCAATAAGGTATGATTTTCTAAAAAAAACAACGAACAAGGATTTAGAGATGGTAATTGCAAAGACCATAGTTGGTTTTATGAATGCTCAAGGAGGTAAGCTAATTATTGGTGTGGCCGATAATTTGGATATTATTGGTTTACAAAAAGATATGAATACTTTAAAGCATAAAAATCCAGATGGTTACGAGCGTAAGATCTATGAGATAATAGCCACTTATATTGGTGCTGAATTTAGCAGTTTGTGCCATATTGATTTTCCTAAGATTAATGATGAATTTATATGTGTTATACACATAAACAGCTCTAAAGAACCTGTTTACATGTCCGTTTCAAATAAAACCACCTTTTATTTAAGAACCGGCAATTCAACCAACCCACTCACAGTAAAGGAAACCGTTGAATATTTAAAAATTAGAAAATATGAATAA
- a CDS encoding helix-turn-helix domain-containing protein: MITQEFKIKGRICSRCLKVLNNEFSATGAKVVDIQLGKVVINYSPKKINRSIIEQIIVGNEFEIIVSEEEILGEQTKRWIINYIYNSDLSTNLSSFLSSNIPKTYSVISDNFSNVFKQTIERYALLLKIERTKELIEMGKLNFTQIAYLLGYSNLSGLSRQFKNETGCTMKMYKEKMGVRTPLDKIR; encoded by the coding sequence ATGATAACACAAGAGTTTAAAATAAAAGGGAGGATTTGTAGCCGTTGTTTAAAAGTTTTAAATAATGAGTTTAGTGCAACAGGAGCCAAAGTAGTAGATATTCAATTAGGTAAAGTTGTAATCAATTATAGCCCTAAAAAAATAAATCGTTCAATTATCGAGCAAATAATTGTAGGAAATGAATTTGAAATTATTGTAAGTGAAGAAGAAATTCTTGGAGAGCAAACAAAGAGATGGATAATAAATTATATATATAATTCAGATTTAAGTACTAATTTATCAAGTTTCTTGAGTTCTAATATTCCTAAAACGTATAGTGTGATTAGTGATAATTTTTCAAATGTATTTAAACAAACTATTGAGCGTTATGCTCTTTTATTAAAAATAGAAAGAACAAAAGAACTAATTGAAATGGGCAAATTAAACTTTACTCAAATAGCATATCTCCTAGGGTATAGTAATCTATCTGGTTTATCACGTCAATTTAAGAATGAAACTGGTTGTACCATGAAAATGTATAAGGAAAAAATGGGAGTAAGAACACCCCTAGACAAAATAAGATAA
- a CDS encoding HYC_CC_PP family protein codes for MKQSYRKISSFLTAIVVLLSTMSFTIDMHYCGDTLVDAAIFEKVGTCGMEMEGPSIEGCSIAKKDCCNDVQISIDGQDELQLSAYTLTLNQQLFIASFVYSYINLFEGLRETKSLYRDYAPPLVVRQIYKIDETYLI; via the coding sequence ATGAAACAGTCATATCGCAAAATATCATCTTTTCTAACAGCTATTGTAGTACTTCTTTCTACAATGTCATTTACTATTGATATGCATTATTGCGGTGATACTTTGGTTGATGCTGCAATTTTTGAAAAGGTAGGTACTTGTGGAATGGAAATGGAGGGTCCTTCAATTGAGGGTTGCTCAATTGCGAAAAAGGATTGTTGTAATGATGTACAAATAAGTATTGACGGTCAAGATGAATTGCAATTATCAGCTTACACGCTCACTTTAAATCAACAATTATTTATTGCATCATTTGTTTACAGTTATATAAATCTTTTTGAAGGTTTAAGGGAAACAAAATCCTTATATAGAGATTACGCTCCACCACTGGTCGTCAGACAAATCTACAAGATTGACGAGACTTATTTAATTTGA
- a CDS encoding type IV secretory system conjugative DNA transfer family protein, producing the protein MSMSIPHIILFIVVPVLFVSTVLYVFLHQEEPINGDKKYQVRFKLQRGKFKIENIKRGASIIGSAGSGKTESVIYNFLQHFNKHQFCGIIHDYKDFELTEIAYPLFKEKDVKFYTIAFDQIHYRVNPIAPRYLPNEESVNELSKVLIENLLEFNESNTNSTTKFFSDAVEGLMGGMIWKLKTSYPQYCTLPHLIAIFQSMATKQLVAFVSSNITSRSMASAFINGMDSDKQTAGVKSTLANAFKKIGSQQLFMALSKDEVPLNINSKDNPAVICIVNHPKYESAYSPIIAAIMHTVIKQMSVRGQQSSFLMMEEAPTIKLLNMHRIPATLRSYDIATIYVMQDKIQNDMLYGDKASKAILSNLSYQFFGKVNDPDTAKYYERFFEIVRMETTSINRGHNLNFDTRITTGEKEVSKRRADVFFRLKQGEFITFADGEDKRVQFKLQAIQREIPNPHQHFTTDELKLNFERIYREVKSVFKLK; encoded by the coding sequence ATGAGTATGTCAATACCACATATCATCCTTTTTATTGTTGTTCCGGTATTGTTTGTCAGTACAGTTTTATATGTGTTTCTTCATCAGGAAGAACCCATAAACGGAGATAAGAAATATCAGGTACGCTTTAAACTTCAACGCGGAAAATTTAAAATCGAAAATATCAAGCGAGGTGCATCGATTATTGGCTCTGCGGGAAGCGGTAAAACGGAAAGTGTTATCTATAATTTTTTACAACATTTTAACAAACACCAGTTTTGTGGTATTATACACGATTATAAAGATTTTGAACTTACCGAAATTGCCTACCCATTATTTAAAGAAAAGGATGTAAAATTCTATACCATTGCTTTTGACCAAATCCATTATCGTGTAAACCCCATTGCCCCAAGATATTTACCCAATGAGGAAAGTGTGAATGAATTATCCAAGGTACTTATTGAAAACCTTTTGGAGTTCAACGAATCCAATACAAACAGTACCACAAAATTCTTCAGTGATGCTGTAGAAGGTTTGATGGGTGGGATGATTTGGAAACTAAAAACGTCCTATCCTCAATATTGCACCCTGCCCCATTTGATTGCTATTTTTCAATCTATGGCTACCAAACAGTTGGTTGCTTTTGTGAGCTCAAATATCACTTCCCGAAGTATGGCAAGTGCTTTTATCAACGGAATGGACTCTGACAAGCAAACGGCAGGTGTAAAAAGCACATTGGCCAATGCCTTTAAAAAGATAGGTTCACAACAGTTGTTTATGGCTTTGTCAAAAGATGAAGTGCCATTGAATATTAACAGCAAGGATAATCCTGCTGTTATCTGCATCGTGAACCATCCCAAATATGAATCGGCTTACTCGCCTATCATCGCTGCAATTATGCACACAGTCATCAAGCAAATGAGCGTGAGAGGTCAACAGTCGTCATTTTTAATGATGGAAGAAGCCCCAACCATAAAACTACTTAATATGCACCGCATTCCCGCAACTTTAAGAAGCTATGATATTGCCACAATTTACGTGATGCAGGATAAAATACAGAATGATATGCTATATGGAGACAAAGCGAGTAAGGCTATTTTGAGCAATCTTTCCTATCAGTTTTTCGGAAAGGTCAATGACCCTGATACCGCAAAATACTATGAGCGTTTCTTTGAAATTGTCCGTATGGAAACCACAAGTATAAATCGTGGGCACAATCTAAATTTTGATACGAGAATTACCACAGGCGAAAAAGAAGTTTCTAAACGTAGGGCAGATGTGTTTTTCCGTCTAAAACAAGGCGAGTTTATAACTTTTGCTGATGGCGAGGATAAAAGAGTTCAATTTAAACTACAAGCGATTCAAAGAGAAATACCAAATCCTCATCAACATTTCACAACTGATGAATTAAAGCTCAATTTTGAACGAATTTATAGAGAAGTTAAATCGGTTTTTAAACTAAAATGA
- the mobB gene encoding MobB family relaxase, giving the protein MYITVTKQTLDGNFTQSVSDFVAYLEKENEGKSIDEMEHFFNQYGEEISGKEVVKEIDGNTAKLKKTEPKFYSITVNPSAYELKRLQNHSEELKQYTRELMKEYAKSFNREINGRAVTVDDIKYYAKIEHQRTYKGTDKQIQENQPYATKILQIKNDIRKIESGELEGNIRKLHQTMSRLEKEAPHQQDGKRIVRGMPKGGSQSHIHIIVSRKDMSNKYSLSPGSKYKASETVFNGKPVKRGFDRDKFFKASEKTFDSLFQYKRNYVETYKARKTFLKNPKLYFSILSGMPTNEKATAYKILAKSGVPIMNIPTNKVQLALKIINKFKKGIDRAIQSGSIGI; this is encoded by the coding sequence ATGTATATCACGGTAACCAAACAGACATTGGACGGTAATTTTACACAGAGCGTTTCCGATTTTGTCGCGTATCTCGAAAAAGAGAATGAAGGAAAATCCATTGATGAGATGGAACATTTTTTTAACCAATATGGCGAAGAAATATCAGGAAAGGAAGTCGTCAAAGAAATCGACGGAAATACCGCTAAACTCAAAAAGACCGAACCTAAATTTTATTCCATTACGGTCAATCCGAGTGCCTATGAATTGAAGCGGTTGCAAAATCATTCCGAAGAACTAAAACAGTACACCCGAGAACTGATGAAGGAGTATGCTAAATCTTTCAATCGTGAAATAAACGGACGAGCTGTTACCGTAGATGACATTAAATACTACGCCAAAATTGAGCATCAACGAACGTATAAGGGAACGGACAAACAAATTCAGGAAAATCAACCTTATGCCACCAAGATACTTCAAATTAAGAACGATATCCGAAAAATTGAAAGTGGCGAATTGGAAGGAAACATCAGAAAATTACATCAAACGATGTCCCGATTGGAAAAAGAAGCACCACATCAACAAGATGGAAAACGTATTGTTAGAGGAATGCCGAAAGGAGGCTCTCAAAGCCATATTCATATTATTGTGAGCAGAAAGGATATGTCCAATAAATACAGTTTATCCCCAGGAAGCAAATACAAAGCTTCGGAAACCGTTTTTAATGGCAAACCTGTAAAACGTGGTTTTGACAGGGACAAATTCTTTAAGGCTTCTGAAAAGACTTTTGATTCTTTATTTCAGTACAAAAGAAACTATGTTGAAACTTATAAGGCACGTAAAACATTCCTGAAAAATCCAAAGTTGTATTTCTCAATTCTTTCGGGAATGCCAACCAATGAAAAGGCAACTGCCTATAAAATACTTGCCAAATCTGGTGTACCCATAATGAATATTCCAACAAACAAAGTACAGTTGGCATTGAAGATAATCAACAAATTTAAAAAGGGAATCGACCGAGCCATACAGTCGGGTTCTATTGGGATATGA
- a CDS encoding BfmA/BtgA family mobilization protein — protein MSSNHQKKYSFSAISIKPNVATRFRKFSKRISRSHTDALETMMNFFDLNELSPNESLGANMQTLENSLKKRINALVAIIRDIEKNQTKPTNAMLELLFQENPNEAAPQEEIFEFEQQELITENEELNHYRNRYEEVQQQFHSVKYDLEKIISKTTYVKGSFGGGYLKVDLSKDEFENIKQKI, from the coding sequence ATGAGTTCAAATCATCAAAAGAAATACAGTTTTTCTGCCATTAGTATTAAACCTAATGTGGCAACTCGTTTTCGGAAATTTTCCAAAAGAATTTCACGTTCGCACACCGATGCGCTGGAAACAATGATGAACTTTTTTGATTTGAACGAGCTATCCCCAAATGAATCTTTGGGTGCGAATATGCAGACCTTGGAGAATAGCCTCAAAAAACGCATCAACGCTCTGGTTGCCATTATTAGAGATATTGAAAAAAACCAGACCAAGCCCACCAATGCAATGTTGGAATTGCTTTTCCAAGAAAATCCAAATGAGGCAGCCCCACAAGAAGAAATATTTGAATTTGAACAACAGGAACTGATTACGGAAAACGAGGAACTGAACCACTACCGAAATCGATACGAAGAAGTTCAACAACAATTCCATTCGGTAAAATATGATTTAGAAAAAATCATCAGTAAGACCACTTATGTAAAAGGCAGTTTTGGAGGAGGATATTTAAAAGTGGATTTGAGCAAAGATGAATTTGAAAACATTAAACAAAAAATATAA
- a CDS encoding DUF6876 family protein has protein sequence MKAQVNEIKEGLQHFHGSEMFYQIPLIRTRFTNGLKYLANIADCFWLITDVSVIAKSLLNRSHFITIDFKRLSEEKQDYTGYEAEIIYSDGNGNILETHRYNFTDFPLDELRLYFVDNTLMLTSEY, from the coding sequence ATGAAAGCACAAGTTAACGAAATAAAAGAAGGATTGCAACATTTTCACGGTTCTGAAATGTTCTATCAAATCCCATTGATACGCACGCGATTTACAAACGGATTGAAATATTTAGCCAATATAGCGGACTGCTTTTGGCTCATCACAGATGTTTCTGTAATTGCCAAAAGTTTATTGAACCGAAGTCATTTTATCACAATAGATTTTAAAAGGCTATCGGAAGAAAAACAGGATTATACAGGCTATGAAGCTGAAATAATTTACAGCGATGGAAATGGTAATATATTAGAAACACATCGATACAACTTTACGGATTTTCCTTTGGATGAACTGCGTTTATATTTTGTGGATAATACGCTGATGCTAACAAGCGAATATTAA
- a CDS encoding single-stranded DNA-binding protein, translating to MSTIKNHVQLIGNVGQEPTITNLESGKKVARLSLATNENYKDSKGEKQTDTNWHTVVAWGKTADIIEKYADKGKEIGVVGKLKTRTYTTKDGNQRYVIEVVADEILLLGSK from the coding sequence ATGAGTACTATTAAAAATCACGTACAGTTAATTGGAAATGTTGGACAAGAGCCAACCATTACGAACCTTGAAAGTGGTAAGAAAGTAGCCCGATTGTCATTGGCTACTAACGAAAACTACAAAGACAGTAAAGGCGAAAAGCAAACGGACACCAATTGGCACACCGTTGTCGCTTGGGGCAAAACTGCCGACATTATCGAAAAGTATGCCGATAAGGGTAAAGAAATAGGTGTGGTCGGAAAACTAAAGACACGCACCTACACTACAAAAGACGGTAATCAACGCTATGTTATCGAAGTGGTAGCCGATGAAATCCTATTATTAGGTAGTAAGTAA
- a CDS encoding DUF932 domain-containing protein — MYLNRLQQDEIFVSNEMKSLKSITGMESRRGLENAIISNGKIVNVVSNSYGHIPNELFFKKAEQLLLDANLKYHKRTINRNDRSFITDFIIEDDNQFSLKNEQDKILPMLRFKNSYDGSEKTSGHFGFYREVCTNGLHVAQSEIAFSIKHSKNNTDLIMPKLNLLFEKFLNNEYYEITRKFREMEEIELIDTKAFVKEILEKTKLFRYECSDKNDNPSKKSRELLDMIAEEGHDYHTTPTLWDGYNAFNWMLHNTLKKTFSQQEKLDKVLFDEIYAMV, encoded by the coding sequence ATGTATTTAAATCGTTTACAACAAGATGAAATTTTCGTTTCAAATGAAATGAAATCGTTAAAAAGCATTACTGGTATGGAATCTCGAAGAGGGCTTGAAAATGCCATTATTTCCAATGGAAAGATTGTGAATGTGGTCTCGAACAGTTATGGCCATATTCCAAATGAACTGTTCTTCAAAAAAGCCGAACAGCTATTGCTGGATGCCAATCTGAAATATCATAAACGCACGATTAACAGAAATGACAGGTCTTTCATTACCGACTTTATAATCGAGGATGATAATCAGTTTTCGTTGAAGAATGAACAGGATAAGATATTACCGATGTTGCGTTTCAAAAATTCCTATGATGGAAGCGAAAAGACTTCTGGGCATTTTGGGTTTTATAGAGAAGTATGCACCAATGGCTTGCACGTTGCTCAATCAGAAATAGCATTTTCAATAAAGCACAGCAAGAACAATACGGATTTAATAATGCCAAAACTGAATTTGTTGTTTGAGAAGTTTCTGAATAACGAATACTACGAAATCACAAGAAAATTCAGGGAAATGGAAGAAATCGAACTTATCGACACCAAAGCATTCGTAAAGGAGATATTGGAAAAAACGAAACTGTTCCGATATGAATGTAGCGACAAAAACGATAATCCTTCAAAGAAATCTAGGGAATTATTGGATATGATTGCAGAAGAAGGGCACGATTACCATACAACGCCCACATTATGGGATGGATATAATGCCTTTAATTGGATGCTTCACAATACCTTGAAAAAGACTTTTTCGCAACAGGAAAAGTTGGATAAGGTCTTGTTTGATGAAATATACGCAATGGTTTAA